The proteins below are encoded in one region of Paeniglutamicibacter cryotolerans:
- the priA gene encoding bifunctional 1-(5-phosphoribosyl)-5-((5-phosphoribosylamino)methylideneamino)imidazole-4-carboxamide isomerase/phosphoribosylanthranilate isomerase PriA, with protein MSITETSILELLPAVDVVDGQAVRLVQGEAGSETGYGDPVVAAKAWADQGAEWVHLVDLDAAFGRGSNTEILRRVATELNIKVELSGGIRDDASLERALEFGAARVNLGTAALENPEWTARAIARHGDKIAVGLDVRGTTLAGHGWTKEGGDIWEVLARLEDAGCARYVVTDVTKDGTLRGPNVELLREMCSRTSKPVVASGGISSLEDLRVLRQLVPAGVEGAIIGKALYSGQFTLPQALDVAGRR; from the coding sequence ATGAGCATCACCGAAACATCGATTCTCGAACTGCTCCCCGCCGTCGACGTCGTGGACGGCCAGGCGGTCCGCCTAGTTCAGGGCGAAGCAGGCAGCGAAACTGGATACGGCGACCCGGTCGTCGCCGCTAAGGCCTGGGCTGACCAAGGCGCCGAGTGGGTACACCTGGTGGACCTGGACGCCGCCTTCGGCCGTGGTTCCAACACCGAGATCCTGCGCCGGGTTGCCACCGAACTGAACATCAAGGTGGAACTCTCGGGAGGCATCCGCGACGATGCCTCGCTGGAGCGGGCCCTTGAATTCGGTGCGGCCCGCGTGAATCTGGGCACTGCCGCCCTGGAAAACCCGGAATGGACCGCCCGCGCCATCGCCCGCCACGGCGACAAGATCGCCGTGGGGCTCGACGTGCGCGGCACCACGCTTGCCGGTCACGGCTGGACCAAGGAAGGCGGGGACATCTGGGAGGTCCTGGCTAGGCTGGAAGATGCCGGCTGCGCACGATACGTCGTCACCGACGTCACCAAGGACGGAACGCTGCGCGGACCGAATGTGGAGCTGCTGCGCGAAATGTGCTCCCGCACGTCCAAGCCGGTCGTCGCCTCCGGTGGCATCTCCAGCCTCGAGGACCTGCGCGTGCTGCGCCAACTGGTTCCCGCCGGCGTCGAGGGTGCCATCATCGGCAAGGCGCTGTACTCCGGCCAGTTCACGCTGCCCCAGGCGCTGGACGTGGCCGGCCGGCGCTAA
- a CDS encoding histidinol-phosphate transaminase gives MNERLERLSNLPLRDNLKGLAPYGAPQIDVPIQLNVNENTHPLPAEVLEAIGIEVAVAATGLNRYPDREFTELRTRLAGYLGHGLTAENIWAGNGSNEVLQQILQAFGGPGRTVMGFPPTYSMYPLLASGTDTTYVAGIREADFQLSAAEAARQVREVGPDIVFLCSPNNPTGTALRLDVVEAVYAAGMASNTVVIVDEAYAEFAHNGTASALTLLPGRERLIVSRTMSKAFALAGARLGYLAAAPEVTDALRLVRLPYHLSAVTQATANAALKHVGALLANVEAIKGQRDRIVDELTRMGLKPASSDSNFVFFGGLKDPQAIWSGLLEAGVIIRDVGIPGHLRVTAGTEPETTAFLTRLEELLASGL, from the coding sequence GTGAACGAGCGGCTTGAACGACTGTCAAACCTTCCCCTGCGCGATAACCTCAAAGGCCTTGCGCCCTATGGGGCACCGCAAATAGATGTTCCGATTCAGTTGAACGTCAATGAGAACACCCATCCGCTTCCGGCGGAGGTGCTCGAAGCCATCGGCATCGAGGTGGCTGTTGCGGCAACCGGCCTTAACCGCTATCCGGACCGTGAATTCACCGAGCTGCGTACCCGCCTCGCCGGGTATCTCGGGCACGGACTGACTGCCGAGAACATCTGGGCCGGCAACGGCTCCAACGAGGTGCTGCAGCAGATCCTGCAGGCCTTTGGTGGTCCCGGCCGCACGGTGATGGGGTTCCCCCCCACCTATTCGATGTACCCGCTGCTGGCCAGCGGGACCGACACCACCTACGTCGCCGGCATCCGCGAGGCCGATTTCCAGCTCAGCGCCGCTGAAGCGGCCCGCCAGGTGCGAGAGGTGGGTCCTGATATCGTCTTCCTTTGCTCTCCGAACAATCCCACGGGCACCGCCCTGCGCCTTGATGTGGTCGAGGCCGTCTACGCTGCCGGCATGGCCAGCAACACCGTGGTCATCGTCGATGAGGCCTACGCCGAGTTTGCCCACAACGGCACCGCCTCGGCGCTGACCCTGCTGCCGGGCCGCGAAAGGCTGATCGTCTCGCGCACCATGAGCAAGGCCTTCGCGCTGGCAGGGGCACGCCTTGGCTACCTTGCCGCCGCTCCGGAGGTCACTGACGCGCTGCGCCTGGTCCGCCTGCCCTACCACCTCTCCGCCGTCACCCAGGCGACGGCCAACGCCGCGCTGAAGCACGTTGGCGCGCTGCTGGCCAACGTTGAGGCCATCAAGGGCCAGCGGGATCGGATCGTGGATGAACTGACCCGGATGGGACTCAAGCCGGCATCCAGCGATTCGAACTTCGTGTTCTTCGGCGGGTTGAAGGACCCGCAGGCGATCTGGTCCGGACTGCTCGAAGCCGGAGTCATCATCCGCGACGTCGGAATCCCCGGGCACCTGCGCGTCACGGCGGGTACCGAGCCGGAAACCACGGCCTTCCTCACCCGCCTCGAAGAACTCCTGGCCAGCGGCCTGTAG
- the hisB gene encoding imidazoleglycerol-phosphate dehydratase HisB: MSAELLTGRRARLERNTSESSVFVELDLDGTGKSEISTGVPFYDHMLTALSKHSLIDLTVRATGDIQIDVHHTVEDVAITIGEVLRTALGNKAGITRFGEATVPLDEALAHAVVDISGRPYLVHGGEPAGQEYHLIGGHFTGSLTRHVFESLTLHAQICLHMTVLGGRDPHHIVEAQFKALARALRQAVEPDLRIGNAIPSTKGAL; this comes from the coding sequence ATGTCTGCAGAATTGCTCACCGGTCGCCGTGCTCGACTCGAGCGCAATACCAGCGAGTCGTCTGTCTTTGTCGAACTGGACCTGGACGGAACCGGCAAGTCGGAAATCAGCACCGGGGTGCCGTTCTACGACCATATGCTCACGGCACTGTCCAAGCACTCGCTGATCGACCTCACGGTCCGGGCCACCGGCGACATCCAGATCGACGTCCACCACACCGTCGAGGACGTGGCCATCACCATCGGCGAGGTCCTGCGCACAGCGTTGGGCAACAAGGCCGGGATCACCCGGTTCGGCGAAGCCACCGTCCCGTTGGACGAGGCACTGGCGCACGCCGTCGTCGACATCTCCGGGCGCCCTTACCTGGTCCACGGTGGCGAGCCCGCCGGACAGGAATACCATCTGATCGGTGGCCACTTCACCGGTTCGCTGACCCGTCACGTCTTCGAATCGCTCACGCTGCACGCCCAGATCTGCCTGCACATGACGGTCCTGGGTGGGCGCGATCCCCACCACATCGTGGAGGCCCAGTTCAAGGCCTTGGCCCGGGCCCTGCGTCAGGCGGTCGAGCCCGACCTTCGCATCGGCAACGCCATTCCCTCCACCAAGGGTGCGCTGTAA
- the hisH gene encoding imidazole glycerol phosphate synthase subunit HisH, with product MSEAKKKVTVLDYGSGNIRSAVRALEYAGAEVTLSAKAANVLECDGLFVPGVGAFAAVMKALREVGALQWIGRRIAGGRPVLGICVGHQVLFEEGVEHGIRTRGMGEWPGVVELLDAPVVPHMGWNTVTPPADSKLFAGIESERFYFVHSYAVQKWEFDVAQPKMKPPAVTWSEHGVPFVAGVENGPLSALQFHPEKSGEAGAQLLRNWLATL from the coding sequence ATGAGTGAAGCGAAGAAAAAAGTCACGGTGCTGGACTACGGGTCGGGCAACATCCGCTCTGCCGTCCGCGCGCTGGAATATGCGGGTGCCGAGGTGACGCTCAGCGCGAAGGCCGCGAACGTGCTCGAATGCGACGGACTCTTTGTTCCGGGCGTCGGCGCCTTTGCCGCGGTCATGAAGGCCCTGCGGGAGGTCGGAGCGCTTCAGTGGATCGGCCGCCGCATTGCCGGAGGCCGTCCGGTCCTGGGCATCTGCGTGGGGCACCAGGTGCTCTTCGAAGAGGGTGTAGAGCATGGCATTCGCACCCGGGGCATGGGTGAATGGCCCGGCGTTGTCGAACTGCTCGACGCGCCAGTCGTCCCGCACATGGGTTGGAATACCGTCACCCCACCCGCCGACAGCAAGCTCTTTGCCGGCATCGAAAGCGAACGCTTCTACTTCGTGCATTCCTATGCCGTGCAGAAGTGGGAATTCGACGTTGCCCAGCCGAAGATGAAGCCACCGGCGGTGACCTGGTCCGAACACGGGGTTCCCTTTGTGGCGGGTGTGGAAAACGGCCCGCTCTCGGCGCTTCAGTTCCACCCGGAGAAGTCCGGCGAGGCCGGAGCGCAGTTGCTGCGCAACTGGCTGGCCACGCTGTGA
- a CDS encoding LysM peptidoglycan-binding domain-containing protein: protein MADMALSAPIYISAAAEAATLADRLDRAERAILRDLPPLRLTRRGRFVLIGLPVMLVTTALLLVAGIFTAPVMAADRESAGVESTEVAVLAGDSLWGLAAEFAPNADRRTVIKEIIELNNLRGKALQPGQIINIPVQR, encoded by the coding sequence ATGGCAGACATGGCACTATCGGCCCCTATTTACATCAGCGCCGCAGCAGAAGCGGCAACACTTGCCGACCGTTTGGACCGGGCGGAAAGGGCAATCCTGCGGGACCTGCCCCCATTGCGGTTGACCCGCCGCGGCCGGTTCGTCCTGATCGGATTGCCGGTCATGTTGGTGACCACGGCACTTCTGCTGGTCGCCGGGATCTTCACGGCTCCGGTCATGGCAGCCGACCGGGAATCCGCGGGCGTAGAGAGCACCGAGGTGGCAGTGCTGGCAGGGGACAGCCTCTGGGGCCTTGCCGCGGAATTCGCGCCTAATGCCGATCGCCGAACCGTGATCAAGGAGATCATCGAGCTCAACAACCTCCGTGGCAAAGCCCTGCAGCCGGGCCAGATCATCAATATCCCAGTCCAGCGATAG
- a CDS encoding ATP-dependent DNA helicase: protein MADETKVIELLDTAVAAMGGQSRPGQHEMTRQVVQSLESGKHLLVQAGTGTGKSMAYLIPALAHALESEKPVIISTATLALQAQIVGRDVPRLLETLKNELPRPMKVSLVKGRANYVCKYKLGGGYPDEDEGALFSLTDEAPMRLPGGDGPGSALGQEIVRVREWAEYTDSGDRDDLTPGVSDRAWRQVSVSAMDCLGAQKCPMAAECFSELARAQAADADVVITNHAMLAVSAFEGLAVLPDFDTVIIDEAHELQDRVTSSVTRPLSVSLVQTAASAARKNCAVAVEPLNQAAKALARSLEGVPTGLLPQGLNEEQSAAIQQVGEAARVALSDSKPEPNNAVDGGRQMARSQLTYLVEQASRLLEAQDAREVVWASRPGQFTPGQGYVQPDETTQPTLNVAPLSVAGRLREGLFDGRTVVLTSATLAIGSAFEPVAGALGLLGESAPEWSGIDVGSPFNYAQQGMLYVAGHLPKPGRQMAPELLDEIEDLIRASGGGALALFTSRRAAEEAAEALRPRLEYDILCQGDSSMKSLVDQFSAERDTCLFGTMTLWQGVDVPGPSCRLVIIDKIPFPRPDDPLSSARSRDIARHGGNGFMAVAATFAAVRLAQGAGRLIRAMDDRGVVAVLDPRLATERYGSFLRSSLPPMWKTQDKATVLGALKRLAGTPAA from the coding sequence ATGGCTGATGAAACCAAGGTCATCGAATTACTCGACACCGCAGTTGCCGCCATGGGCGGGCAATCCCGCCCGGGCCAGCATGAAATGACCCGCCAGGTCGTGCAGTCGCTCGAAAGCGGCAAGCACCTGCTGGTCCAGGCCGGCACCGGCACGGGCAAGTCGATGGCCTATCTGATTCCAGCGCTGGCGCATGCGTTGGAGTCGGAAAAACCGGTGATTATCTCCACCGCGACACTCGCGCTGCAGGCCCAGATCGTGGGCCGGGACGTGCCGCGGCTGTTGGAGACGCTCAAGAACGAGCTGCCCCGGCCGATGAAGGTCTCGCTGGTCAAAGGCCGGGCGAACTACGTGTGCAAGTACAAGCTCGGTGGCGGCTACCCGGACGAGGACGAGGGCGCGCTGTTCTCGCTCACCGATGAGGCCCCGATGCGCCTTCCCGGAGGAGACGGGCCCGGTTCGGCGCTCGGCCAGGAGATCGTGCGCGTGCGCGAGTGGGCCGAATACACCGACAGCGGGGACCGGGACGACCTGACCCCTGGGGTCAGTGACCGGGCCTGGCGCCAGGTCTCGGTCAGCGCCATGGACTGCCTAGGCGCACAGAAGTGCCCGATGGCGGCCGAGTGCTTCAGCGAATTGGCCCGCGCTCAGGCGGCCGACGCCGACGTGGTGATCACCAACCATGCGATGCTCGCTGTCTCGGCTTTCGAGGGCCTTGCAGTGCTTCCAGACTTCGACACCGTCATCATCGACGAGGCCCACGAGCTGCAGGACCGGGTGACCAGCTCAGTGACCCGCCCGCTGTCCGTCTCACTGGTGCAGACGGCGGCTTCGGCGGCCCGAAAGAACTGCGCCGTGGCCGTCGAACCGCTCAACCAGGCGGCCAAGGCCCTGGCCCGGTCCCTGGAGGGCGTCCCCACCGGCCTGCTGCCGCAGGGGCTCAATGAGGAGCAGTCGGCCGCCATCCAGCAGGTTGGCGAGGCCGCACGAGTGGCGCTCTCCGATTCCAAACCGGAGCCGAACAACGCCGTCGATGGCGGACGCCAGATGGCACGCTCGCAGCTGACCTATCTCGTCGAGCAGGCCAGCCGCTTGCTCGAGGCCCAGGATGCGCGCGAGGTCGTGTGGGCCTCGCGGCCAGGACAGTTCACCCCCGGACAGGGCTATGTCCAGCCTGATGAAACCACCCAGCCGACACTGAACGTCGCTCCGCTCTCGGTGGCCGGGCGCTTGCGTGAGGGACTCTTCGACGGGCGCACCGTCGTGCTGACATCGGCGACACTGGCCATTGGCTCGGCCTTCGAACCGGTTGCCGGGGCACTGGGCCTGCTCGGGGAGTCTGCGCCCGAATGGTCGGGGATCGATGTGGGCAGCCCGTTCAACTACGCCCAGCAGGGCATGCTCTACGTTGCGGGGCACCTGCCCAAGCCCGGACGGCAGATGGCGCCGGAGCTGCTCGATGAGATCGAGGACCTGATCCGGGCCTCCGGGGGCGGGGCGCTTGCCCTGTTCACCTCGCGCAGGGCCGCCGAGGAGGCTGCCGAGGCACTACGCCCGCGACTGGAATACGACATCCTCTGCCAGGGAGACTCAAGCATGAAGTCGCTGGTCGACCAGTTCTCGGCCGAACGCGATACCTGCCTGTTCGGAACGATGACGCTTTGGCAGGGCGTTGACGTTCCCGGGCCCTCGTGTCGGCTGGTGATCATCGACAAGATCCCGTTCCCGCGTCCGGACGACCCGTTGTCCTCGGCGCGGAGCCGGGACATCGCCCGCCATGGCGGAAACGGCTTCATGGCCGTTGCCGCGACATTCGCCGCGGTGCGCCTGGCCCAGGGTGCCGGCCGGCTGATCCGTGCCATGGACGACAGGGGAGTGGTGGCGGTGCTGGATCCCCGGCTGGCCACCGAACGCTACGGTTCGTTCCTGCGTTCCTCGCTGCCGCCGATGTGGAAGACCCAGGACAAGGCCACCGTGCTGGGCGCGCTCAAGCGCTTGGCCGGAACACCGGCGGCCTAG
- a CDS encoding MFS transporter, translating to MSGGPYSTLLKQRGIARLLGVGMIARLPHSALGMLLLLHLVNTLGKDWGSAGLVVALMTVGIAVGAPWRGHMVDKHGLRRALVPSIIVELVVWMLAPHVGFTLLMPLVFIGGLFSLPVFSVVRTSLGVMTTGQNRRSAFALDAISTEMVFIIGPAAAGIVATQINTSVGMTAIAIAASGSGLLLLWLNPPTSSEHPGAVRVRDADAESAGAEVAMIASAPAHLAMAEGELLTAGLKSTKARVARRGRSFKSRFGWVSAGVIAVFIAASGAGLVLSGSEVGIVALLDEHGNSGQLGIVFFFWCFSSLIGGLIYGSLKRSISPIVLLLAMSVLTIPMMFATDTWTLAILSIFSGMLCAPVLSAASERLTELVPEKRRGEAMGWYGSALTGGTALGSPLTGMTIDAMGPGAGFLGVGILGSAICLAALFVQSLRRRRAMARVLASR from the coding sequence GTGAGCGGCGGACCCTACAGTACGCTCCTGAAGCAACGGGGGATCGCCAGACTGCTGGGCGTGGGCATGATCGCCCGGCTCCCGCACTCCGCGCTGGGCATGCTGCTGCTCCTGCACCTGGTCAACACCCTGGGCAAGGACTGGGGCTCGGCCGGGCTCGTCGTCGCGCTGATGACGGTGGGAATCGCGGTGGGCGCGCCTTGGCGGGGACACATGGTGGACAAGCACGGGCTACGCCGCGCGCTGGTACCCTCGATCATCGTCGAACTCGTCGTGTGGATGCTGGCGCCGCACGTGGGATTCACCCTGCTGATGCCGCTGGTATTCATCGGCGGGCTGTTCTCGCTACCGGTCTTCAGCGTGGTCCGTACCTCACTTGGCGTGATGACCACCGGGCAAAACCGCCGCTCGGCATTCGCCTTGGACGCGATCAGCACCGAAATGGTGTTTATTATCGGCCCCGCCGCGGCGGGCATCGTTGCCACGCAAATCAACACCTCGGTCGGCATGACGGCCATCGCCATTGCCGCATCGGGAAGCGGGCTGCTGCTCCTCTGGCTGAACCCGCCCACGAGCTCGGAGCATCCCGGTGCCGTGCGCGTCCGCGACGCCGACGCCGAATCGGCCGGGGCGGAAGTGGCCATGATCGCTTCCGCCCCGGCGCACCTGGCCATGGCCGAGGGCGAGCTGCTGACGGCCGGGCTCAAGTCCACCAAGGCCCGGGTTGCCCGGCGCGGCCGGTCCTTCAAGAGCCGCTTCGGTTGGGTGAGTGCCGGGGTGATCGCAGTGTTCATAGCCGCCTCGGGCGCCGGATTGGTGCTGTCGGGAAGCGAAGTCGGCATCGTTGCACTGCTCGATGAGCACGGCAACTCCGGCCAGTTGGGCATCGTGTTCTTCTTCTGGTGCTTCTCGTCCTTGATCGGCGGGCTGATCTACGGATCGCTGAAGCGCAGCATTTCCCCGATAGTGCTGCTGCTGGCGATGTCGGTCCTCACCATCCCGATGATGTTTGCCACCGACACCTGGACCCTGGCCATCCTGTCGATCTTCTCCGGCATGCTCTGCGCACCGGTGTTGTCGGCCGCCTCGGAACGGCTGACCGAGCTGGTCCCGGAGAAGCGTCGCGGGGAGGCCATGGGCTGGTACGGTTCGGCGCTGACCGGAGGCACGGCCCTGGGCTCGCCGCTGACGGGCATGACCATCGATGCCATGGGCCCCGGTGCGGGCTTTCTGGGCGTAGGAATCCTGGGGTCGGCCATCTGCCTGGCCGCCCTGTTCGTGCAAAGCCTGCGCCGCCGCCGGGCCATGGCCCGGGTCTTGGCCTCCCGGTAG
- a CDS encoding SseB family protein, with translation MTAHDHSASRPAGTATPKHLPGHISAALARAGGGTDSAGQDWAGRDLSGEGNPLHNFDADDGRADSGYLAAIGALIAGTGTEQEVHAALATARVFIAVVAQLAEGGLGEHGFTEDKEADMALVTLTAPDGRTALPVFTTVENLQSWHAEARPVAVYAPRAALSAVSEEAQMLVIDPGADFTFVLRRPGMWALAQQQDWLPSYTDESLLAILHDLAAGESAIAGISLAPGHGVGSRTGSGQIVPGGGPGPELRLEITFRAGTLGEDARESATRIQAALAGNAVFAEAVDSLELALTAEPGRGGNAQ, from the coding sequence ATGACTGCTCACGACCACTCCGCTTCGCGCCCAGCAGGCACCGCGACGCCGAAACACTTGCCGGGGCACATTTCCGCGGCACTGGCCCGAGCAGGCGGAGGGACCGATTCCGCAGGACAGGACTGGGCCGGCCGGGATCTGTCAGGCGAGGGAAACCCGCTGCATAATTTCGATGCAGACGATGGACGGGCCGATTCCGGCTACCTTGCTGCCATCGGTGCGCTCATCGCCGGAACCGGCACCGAGCAGGAGGTTCACGCCGCACTCGCCACGGCCCGGGTCTTCATCGCCGTCGTCGCCCAGCTCGCGGAGGGTGGGCTCGGAGAACACGGCTTCACCGAGGACAAGGAGGCCGACATGGCACTGGTGACGCTCACTGCGCCCGACGGCCGCACCGCGCTTCCCGTGTTCACCACCGTCGAAAACCTCCAGTCCTGGCACGCCGAGGCCCGCCCCGTGGCGGTGTACGCACCACGGGCGGCACTTTCGGCCGTCAGCGAGGAGGCCCAGATGCTGGTCATCGATCCGGGTGCGGACTTCACTTTCGTCCTGCGCCGCCCCGGCATGTGGGCCCTGGCCCAGCAGCAGGACTGGCTGCCCAGCTACACCGACGAATCCCTGCTGGCGATCCTGCATGATCTGGCCGCCGGGGAATCGGCCATTGCCGGAATTTCGCTTGCGCCGGGCCACGGAGTGGGGAGCCGTACCGGCAGTGGACAAATCGTCCCAGGAGGAGGGCCGGGGCCCGAACTGCGCCTAGAAATCACGTTCCGGGCCGGAACCTTGGGCGAGGACGCCCGGGAATCTGCAACGCGGATCCAAGCGGCACTAGCCGGTAATGCGGTATTCGCCGAGGCCGTGGATTCGCTGGAGCTGGCACTGACGGCAGAGCCCGGGCGCGGCGGCAACGCCCAGTGA
- the lexA gene encoding transcriptional repressor LexA, translating to MSTEQRTPRRDAKSLTIRQKKVLETIQRAVTDNGYPPSMREIGDSVGLASLSSVTHQLSQLEKLGYIRRDPRRPRAMEILLPLQLKEAHTLDVSPNQPHLKAANGMAVTELSTSADTAMVPLVGRIAAGGPILADQSVEDVFALPRQLVGHGELFMLKVSGDSMVDAAICDGDWVVVRRQQTAANGDIVAALLDEEATVKTFRQRDGHTWLLPQNSRYEPILGDKATVMGKVVSVMRSI from the coding sequence ATGAGCACGGAACAGCGAACGCCACGGCGCGACGCCAAGAGCCTGACGATCAGGCAGAAGAAGGTTCTGGAAACCATCCAGCGTGCCGTCACCGACAACGGATACCCGCCCTCGATGCGGGAAATCGGCGATTCGGTGGGGCTTGCCAGCCTCTCGAGCGTGACCCACCAGCTCAGCCAGCTGGAGAAACTCGGTTATATCCGGCGCGATCCCCGACGCCCCCGTGCGATGGAAATCCTGTTGCCGCTGCAGCTCAAGGAAGCACATACGTTGGACGTCTCGCCCAACCAGCCGCACCTGAAAGCGGCAAACGGCATGGCAGTCACCGAACTGTCGACCTCGGCGGATACCGCCATGGTCCCGCTGGTCGGCCGCATCGCGGCTGGCGGCCCGATCTTGGCCGACCAGTCAGTCGAAGACGTCTTCGCCCTTCCACGGCAGCTGGTGGGCCACGGTGAGCTCTTCATGCTGAAGGTCAGCGGTGACTCGATGGTCGACGCCGCCATCTGCGACGGGGACTGGGTCGTGGTCCGCCGCCAGCAGACAGCCGCCAACGGGGACATCGTTGCGGCGCTACTCGACGAGGAAGCCACGGTAAAAACGTTCCGCCAACGCGACGGCCACACTTGGCTACTGCCGCAGAACAGCCGTTACGAACCGATCCTTGGCGACAAGGCAACCGTCATGGGCAAGGTCGTTTCGGTGATGCGCTCGATCTAG
- the hflX gene encoding GTPase HflX — MTSSQQPDPQDHNGDEAEIQAVIQRILANDRAAQEATAVVPDAGLLSGGQAQALDRSSHGHSVFDGAQEDLAERRALGRVSASHSTELEDVTEVENRQLRLERVVLAGIWTEGTSQDAENSLLELSALAETAGSEVLDGLVQRRSKPDPATFLGKGKAQELRDIVEATGADTVVIDSELAPSQRRALEDIVRVKVIDRTALILDIFAQHAQSREGKAQVELAQLEYLLPRLRGWGDSMSRQAGGRVGAAGGGIGSRGPGETKIELDRRRIRDRMAKLKKEIKAMKPARETKRLSRKRNAVPSVAIAGYTNAGKSSLLNWLTDAGVLVENALFATLDPTVRKTETSDGLGYTLADTVGFVRSLPTQLVEAFRSTLEELSDSDLILHVVDVSHPDPEGQIHAVREVLGEIDALGIPEIIVLNKADAADPFVVERLRQREANHVVVSARTGEGIAELLERISEAIPRPDIQLELLIPYDRGEMVNRLHSTAAEILLTEHLETGTRFIVKVREGLASELEQFNING; from the coding sequence ATGACCAGCTCACAGCAACCAGACCCACAGGACCACAACGGTGACGAGGCCGAAATCCAGGCCGTCATCCAGAGGATCCTGGCCAACGATAGGGCGGCGCAGGAAGCCACCGCGGTGGTGCCGGACGCCGGACTGCTTTCGGGCGGGCAAGCGCAAGCGCTTGACCGATCATCCCACGGGCACTCGGTCTTCGACGGGGCCCAGGAAGATCTGGCCGAACGCCGTGCTCTGGGTCGCGTATCGGCGAGCCACTCCACCGAGCTGGAGGATGTCACCGAGGTCGAGAACCGCCAGCTGCGACTCGAACGCGTGGTCCTGGCGGGGATCTGGACCGAGGGCACCTCTCAGGATGCTGAGAACTCGCTGCTTGAACTCTCCGCCTTGGCCGAGACAGCCGGTTCCGAGGTGCTGGACGGGCTCGTCCAGCGTCGTTCGAAGCCCGACCCGGCAACCTTCCTGGGCAAGGGCAAGGCCCAAGAGCTGCGCGATATCGTCGAGGCGACGGGCGCGGATACCGTGGTCATCGACTCCGAGCTGGCCCCTTCGCAGCGGCGTGCGCTGGAAGACATCGTGCGGGTCAAGGTCATCGACCGCACTGCGCTGATCTTGGACATCTTCGCCCAGCATGCCCAAAGCCGCGAGGGTAAGGCCCAGGTCGAACTGGCCCAGCTCGAATACCTCTTGCCGCGACTGCGTGGCTGGGGCGATTCGATGTCCCGCCAGGCCGGCGGCCGGGTCGGTGCCGCCGGTGGCGGCATCGGTTCGCGTGGTCCGGGTGAGACCAAGATCGAGCTGGACCGCCGGCGGATCCGCGACCGGATGGCGAAGCTGAAGAAGGAAATCAAGGCCATGAAGCCGGCCCGCGAGACGAAGCGGCTGAGCCGCAAGCGCAACGCTGTCCCTTCTGTCGCCATCGCCGGCTACACCAACGCCGGGAAGTCATCGTTGCTGAACTGGCTCACCGATGCCGGGGTGCTGGTGGAGAACGCGCTGTTCGCGACGTTGGACCCCACCGTCCGCAAGACCGAGACCTCCGACGGGCTGGGCTACACCCTGGCCGACACCGTCGGGTTCGTGCGCTCGTTGCCGACGCAGCTCGTCGAGGCTTTCCGCTCCACGCTGGAGGAGCTCTCCGACTCCGATCTGATCCTGCATGTGGTTGATGTCTCGCACCCGGATCCGGAAGGGCAGATCCATGCCGTTCGCGAGGTCCTTGGTGAGATCGATGCCCTGGGGATTCCGGAAATTATCGTGCTGAACAAGGCCGATGCGGCTGATCCGTTTGTGGTCGAGCGGCTGCGCCAACGCGAAGCCAACCACGTGGTGGTCTCGGCACGCACCGGCGAGGGCATCGCGGAGCTGTTGGAGCGGATCAGCGAGGCCATCCCGCGCCCCGATATCCAGCTAGAATTGTTGATTCCGTATGACCGCGGGGAGATGGTGAACCGGCTGCACAGCACCGCCGCGGAAATCCTGCTCACCGAACACCTGGAAACCGGTACGCGGTTCATCGTCAAGGTACGCGAGGGATTGGCCTCGGAATTGGAGCAGTTCAACATTAATGGCTGA
- a CDS encoding DUF1844 domain-containing protein — MSTPETNPETRSNNPEQQIRDIAEVAAVEIITTAAVHLMSAAAVKCGLAEGNDAEELKDLDEARKLITALAGLITSAAPEVGSQHAGPLRDGLRALQLAFREASVIEDAPGQGPGEKLTGPVS; from the coding sequence ATGAGTACCCCCGAAACCAATCCGGAAACCCGTTCCAACAATCCAGAGCAGCAGATCCGCGACATCGCCGAGGTCGCAGCCGTTGAAATCATCACCACCGCTGCCGTGCACCTGATGAGCGCCGCAGCAGTGAAGTGCGGCCTTGCCGAGGGCAACGACGCGGAAGAACTCAAGGACCTCGACGAGGCACGCAAGCTGATCACCGCCCTTGCCGGCCTGATCACCTCGGCTGCCCCCGAGGTCGGCAGCCAGCACGCCGGTCCATTGCGCGACGGACTGCGCGCACTGCAGCTGGCCTTCCGTGAGGCCTCCGTCATCGAAGATGCACCGGGTCAGGGCCCGGGCGAGAAGCTCACCGGGCCGGTCAGCTAA